GCCGGTGGCGATGACCTTCGGACGGCCGTCGATCAGCCGCTGGATCACGCGACGCTCACCGTCGCGAAAATACTCCTCGCCGAACTGGGCGAAAATGTCGGCGATCGACATGCCGGCCGCCGCCTCGATCTCGGTATCGGCATCCACGAACGGCAGCGCCAGCCGCACCGCCAGCCGCCGTCCGACCGTCGACTTGCCCGCGCCCATCAACCCGACGAGCACGATCGGCCGGCCGTTCCAGCGGAACGGACGGCGCGCGGGCCGACGGGACGGAACGGGCGGGCTTTGCAACATCGTCACCGTGGCTATACAGCGCGTTCCGTCCCCGGCAACAGCACGCACGCGCATGGCCG
The genomic region above belongs to Sphingomonas phyllosphaerae 5.2 and contains:
- a CDS encoding shikimate kinase, which translates into the protein MLQSPPVPSRRPARRPFRWNGRPIVLVGLMGAGKSTVGRRLAVRLALPFVDADTEIEAAAGMSIADIFAQFGEEYFRDGERRVIQRLIDGRPKVIATGGGAFVNDDTRALILSDALAVWLDAPVEVLAERVRRRDTRPLLRGKDPAAVLRELAAVRNPLYAMAHLRIPSANAPHDVTVRTIMEALRK